Proteins co-encoded in one Methanophagales archaeon genomic window:
- the rplJ gene encoding 50S ribosomal protein L16 encodes MGLKPGRAYTRVSGPAYVRREYMGGVPGSKITIFDMGNPRRDFPVSLSLVTREAVQIRHNALEAARVFANRYLVKNVGRNNFYLKIRVYPHHVLRENKIASGAGADRVSSGMRHAFGKAIGTAARVKAGQRVMSVWVEEQNFELAKEALKRASYKISSPTRIVVDKGAELLAA; translated from the coding sequence ATGGGACTAAAACCAGGTCGCGCTTACACGCGGGTATCAGGACCGGCGTATGTGCGAAGGGAATATATGGGAGGAGTACCAGGGAGTAAGATAACGATATTTGACATGGGCAATCCAAGGCGGGATTTCCCTGTCTCCCTGTCCTTAGTGACAAGAGAAGCAGTGCAGATAAGGCATAATGCACTGGAGGCGGCACGAGTCTTTGCTAACAGATATCTTGTGAAGAATGTGGGCAGGAATAATTTCTACCTGAAGATCAGAGTATACCCACATCATGTGCTGAGAGAGAACAAAATTGCTTCTGGCGCGGGTGCCGACCGTGTATCAAGTGGGATGCGGCATGCATTTGGTAAAGCGATAGGGACTGCAGCACGAGTGAAAGCGGGACAGCGAGTGATGAGTGTATGGGTAGAGGAGCAAAATTTCGAGCTGGCGAAGGAGGCTTTAAAAAGAGCGAGTTATAAAATCTCTTCTCCTACTCGAATCGTTGTGGATAAAGGAGCTGAACTGTTGGCGGCATAG
- a CDS encoding dihydroneopterin aldolase family protein, protein MEDPDPNGISDRDRALFEAGIKLGALYHQFTGTPVSMETASKLEAAMEKSIALQPWVNLVRVRIDREKLRVNENQFRYCELSGEMLDVELVVIYENVEVHARIGYDEGMKYPLMRIEKVSTI, encoded by the coding sequence ATGGAAGACCCGGACCCGAATGGAATATCGGATAGGGATAGGGCATTATTTGAGGCTGGTATCAAGTTGGGTGCGCTTTATCATCAGTTCACGGGCACGCCAGTGAGCATGGAAACGGCGAGCAAGCTGGAAGCCGCAATGGAGAAGAGTATCGCACTCCAGCCGTGGGTGAATCTCGTGAGGGTGAGGATAGACCGGGAGAAGCTGCGCGTAAATGAGAATCAATTCAGATATTGTGAGTTAAGTGGCGAGATGCTGGATGTGGAACTCGTAGTAATATACGAGAATGTGGAAGTGCATGCAAGGATAGGATACGATGAGGGGATGAAATACCCTCTAATGCGCATTGAGAAAGTATCAACGATATAG
- a CDS encoding AAA family ATPase has protein sequence MKRGGVIAVAGKGGTGKTAISALLIRELKESADGDGDDICILAVDADADSNLPDALGISYNKSVGDIREELLEEKQQDVALDLRAEFEGKIAEIIEEEEYFDLLVMGRPEGPGCYCPVNHILRMVIDTLARNYDYTVIDCEAGLEHLSRRTTRDVDVMIAVLDTTLKSIKTALRLKEIAAEIDVDVQRIFTIANKIPAGAEGRVRAEAEKYGIEIEDIIPFDRLVEEYDFSGKPIIDLPDSAPSVIGVKRIAMRIINNQQAV, from the coding sequence ATGAAAAGAGGGGGAGTAATAGCAGTAGCAGGTAAGGGCGGCACGGGTAAGACCGCTATTTCGGCTCTATTGATAAGAGAACTAAAAGAATCGGCGGACGGGGATGGGGATGATATATGTATACTGGCGGTGGATGCCGATGCTGATTCTAACTTACCAGATGCGCTTGGGATATCATACAATAAGAGTGTGGGGGATATAAGGGAGGAGTTACTGGAGGAGAAGCAGCAGGATGTTGCGCTGGACCTCAGGGCGGAGTTTGAGGGTAAAATAGCGGAGATAATAGAGGAGGAGGAGTATTTTGACCTGCTGGTTATGGGTCGTCCGGAGGGACCGGGTTGCTACTGCCCTGTGAATCATATATTGCGCATGGTTATAGATACACTGGCGAGGAACTACGACTACACAGTGATAGACTGCGAAGCGGGTCTGGAGCACCTCAGTCGACGAACGACCAGGGATGTTGATGTCATGATTGCCGTACTGGACACCACATTGAAGAGTATAAAGACGGCACTGCGGCTGAAGGAGATTGCAGCCGAGATAGATGTAGACGTGCAGCGGATATTTACAATTGCGAATAAGATACCTGCTGGTGCAGAAGGGCGTGTAAGGGCTGAAGCGGAGAAGTATGGAATAGAGATAGAAGATATAATACCTTTTGATAGACTGGTAGAGGAATACGATTTCAGTGGTAAGCCCATCATAGATTTACCAGATAGTGCGCCATCAGTTATCGGTGTGAAACGGATAGCAATGCGAATCATAAACAATCAGCAAGCTGTTTAA
- a CDS encoding 50S ribosomal protein L40e, protein MARFPEAEARLFRVKICMDCNARNALKATRCRKCHSKDLRLKSRHKGK, encoded by the coding sequence ATGGCAAGGTTTCCGGAGGCGGAAGCGAGATTATTCCGCGTGAAGATATGTATGGATTGTAATGCGAGGAATGCACTCAAGGCTACGAGATGCAGGAAATGCCACTCGAAGGACCTCAGATTGAAGTCCAGACATAAGGGTAAATAG
- the artA gene encoding archaeosortase A, which translates to MLVLKSTLPFIAIALFLLALVSRQRRETLSCFSAAFGWLFFAGYCYFDAAGLFARGEYFDASMAFVFLIFAVTLALLLLITKGEDIIPLFSTATDTRIGADLDRGVISEELKSKFRANRLPAPAPGSVRRIRENEWLLATDEPGAGRGYIAIAGSKSGSGKMTIYKNRRIRDILFTVTKIAFISAVLYFPFAEIPAIGNALIFLTAKLTTLTINQFDCNVYLVPPSYIYTSNSAFHELYKPIEIILACTAIQSMVLFTGLAFGVDAPLKRAIKAFLVSVPVIYGLNLIRNIFVCEAYFGEMFGEPAHSFYVAHGVIARIGVFISLVIIAYAVFVILPEALELVEDFFRVITYPFKHLYL; encoded by the coding sequence ATGCTCGTACTTAAATCCACACTACCATTTATTGCAATAGCTCTATTTCTACTTGCATTGGTATCACGGCAGCGTAGAGAGACTTTATCATGCTTCTCTGCCGCTTTTGGCTGGCTTTTCTTCGCTGGTTACTGCTATTTCGATGCCGCAGGACTTTTTGCCCGTGGTGAGTACTTTGATGCTTCCATGGCGTTTGTATTTCTGATATTCGCGGTTACTCTCGCCCTTCTCCTGTTAATAACAAAGGGAGAGGATATTATACCGCTGTTCAGTACAGCTACAGATACGAGAATAGGGGCTGATCTGGATAGAGGCGTAATATCGGAGGAACTGAAGAGCAAATTCAGGGCTAATCGCCTTCCTGCACCCGCACCCGGTAGTGTCAGGCGGATAAGAGAGAATGAATGGCTGCTGGCAACCGACGAACCAGGCGCGGGTAGAGGGTATATTGCAATTGCAGGTTCAAAGTCCGGGAGCGGGAAGATGACCATTTATAAAAACCGTAGGATAAGGGATATACTCTTCACTGTGACGAAGATAGCATTTATAAGTGCGGTTCTTTATTTCCCATTCGCTGAGATCCCCGCCATTGGTAATGCCCTCATTTTCCTCACTGCCAAGCTAACAACTTTGACGATTAACCAATTTGATTGCAATGTCTATCTGGTACCTCCTTCCTATATTTACACCTCCAATAGCGCATTCCACGAATTGTACAAGCCCATAGAGATCATCCTCGCCTGTACTGCGATACAGAGTATGGTACTATTCACCGGACTGGCATTTGGTGTGGACGCACCATTGAAGAGGGCGATAAAAGCTTTCCTGGTCTCTGTACCTGTTATTTACGGATTGAACCTCATCAGGAATATTTTTGTGTGTGAGGCGTACTTTGGGGAGATGTTTGGCGAACCAGCTCATAGCTTTTATGTGGCACATGGCGTGATCGCGCGGATAGGGGTCTTCATTTCCCTTGTTATCATTGCTTATGCTGTATTCGTGATACTGCCAGAGGCATTAGAGCTGGTAGAGGATTTTTTTCGGGTTATCACCTACCCATTCAAGCATTTATACCTATAA